Proteins from a single region of Nitrospirota bacterium:
- a CDS encoding PBP1A family penicillin-binding protein, with the protein MMKVITGFLILSLLTGIIGGVLYRTLSDLPNIKLLEEYAPLESSNVYSTDGKVIAELYLERRTFVPHYHIPEHVKKAFISVEDIRFYAHPGVDFIGIMRALWHDIKAGGIVEGGSTITQQLARMLFLKPERAISRKIKEAVLSFKIERTYTKDEILGMYLNQAYFGTRAYGIEAAAQTYFGKSVKDINIPEAALLASMPKAPSVYSPFKNPEKSRERRAIVLKQMRENKFITENEYQAANKASLPEKPNFRKYDAPYFIELLRQNLEPSYGNALYTSGYKIYSTLDSRMQSIAEDAVRNGISAIERRVRPGVEAALLAVDMRTGHIKAMVGGSNFWKNQYNRSTQALRQPGSAFKPFVYVAAIESGMTSVSIINDSPVSFGGARPGQRWVPRNYDGKYYGNVTLKTALAKSLNCAAIRLAAYLGVDTVMETARRLGITSTLQPYLPLAIGASDVTLYDMVIAYSVFATGYKPKPILYEKIYNRDWIIVEETGSVLEEALTDEEVEQIRTLLHAVVEEGTAVKAKELKRPLYGKTGTTNNYTDAWFIGFDERLVVGVWVGRDNHTPIGPRETGGKAALPIWIEFMKRVPLQTLLAQSP; encoded by the coding sequence ATGATGAAAGTTATTACAGGGTTCCTTATTCTTTCTCTCCTGACGGGCATAATCGGGGGAGTGTTATACAGGACATTGTCCGACTTGCCGAATATCAAACTCCTTGAAGAATATGCGCCCCTGGAATCATCAAACGTATATTCAACCGACGGGAAGGTCATCGCAGAGCTCTATCTTGAGAGAAGGACATTCGTTCCGCATTACCATATCCCTGAGCATGTAAAAAAGGCTTTTATCTCCGTGGAAGATATTAGGTTTTATGCACATCCGGGGGTAGATTTTATCGGAATCATGAGAGCGCTCTGGCATGATATAAAGGCAGGTGGAATCGTAGAAGGCGGAAGCACAATCACACAGCAGCTTGCAAGAATGCTTTTTTTGAAACCGGAGCGGGCCATTTCCAGAAAAATCAAGGAAGCAGTTTTGTCTTTTAAGATTGAGAGAACATATACAAAAGACGAAATCCTCGGAATGTACCTGAATCAGGCATATTTCGGGACAAGGGCGTACGGTATAGAGGCAGCGGCTCAGACATATTTCGGCAAATCTGTGAAAGATATCAATATCCCTGAAGCGGCTCTTCTTGCGTCTATGCCAAAGGCACCGTCTGTCTATTCACCTTTTAAGAATCCTGAAAAATCAAGGGAAAGAAGGGCAATAGTACTCAAGCAGATGAGGGAGAACAAATTCATTACCGAGAATGAGTATCAGGCGGCAAACAAGGCGTCTTTGCCCGAAAAACCCAACTTCAGGAAATATGATGCCCCGTATTTCATAGAATTACTAAGACAGAACCTTGAGCCAAGCTATGGAAATGCATTATATACCTCGGGTTACAAGATATACTCAACACTCGATTCGAGAATGCAGAGCATAGCGGAGGATGCGGTAAGGAACGGTATATCAGCGATTGAGAGGAGGGTAAGACCGGGAGTTGAGGCAGCGCTGCTGGCAGTGGATATGAGAACTGGGCACATTAAGGCGATGGTCGGAGGCTCTAATTTTTGGAAAAACCAGTATAATCGCTCTACGCAGGCCTTAAGGCAGCCGGGTTCCGCATTCAAGCCGTTCGTGTATGTTGCTGCCATAGAGAGCGGGATGACATCTGTATCAATAATCAATGACTCGCCGGTTTCTTTTGGGGGTGCGAGGCCGGGACAGAGATGGGTCCCGCGTAACTACGATGGAAAATATTACGGAAACGTAACACTGAAAACAGCGCTTGCCAAGTCTCTCAATTGTGCAGCGATTCGGCTTGCAGCATATCTTGGGGTTGATACTGTCATGGAAACCGCAAGAAGACTCGGAATTACCAGCACACTTCAGCCGTATCTTCCCCTGGCAATAGGGGCGTCTGACGTTACCCTTTACGATATGGTTATTGCTTACTCGGTTTTTGCGACAGGATATAAACCAAAACCCATTCTGTATGAAAAAATATACAACAGGGACTGGATTATTGTTGAGGAAACAGGCTCTGTTCTGGAAGAAGCGTTGACAGACGAGGAAGTTGAGCAGATCAGAACACTTCTGCATGCAGTTGTTGAGGAAGGAACTGCGGTGAAAGCAAAAGAGCTGAAGAGGCCTTTGTACGGAAAAACCGGAACGACAAATAACTATACGGATGCATGGTTCATCGGATTTGATGAAAGACTCGTCGTAGGAGTATGGGTGGGAAGGGACAACCACACCCCGATAGGGCCGAGGGAGACGGGCGGTAAGGCAGCGCTTCCGATATGGATTGAATTCATGAAAAGAGTGCCTCTACAAACTCTTCTGGCGCAAAGTCCCTGA
- a CDS encoding HyaD/HybD family hydrogenase maturation endopeptidase translates to MKKTEKVYTTTEGGDNVSPKKIVVLGVGNILLSDEGIGVHVANELIQMKFPPEVTVVEGGTDGFRLLNIITEADRLIVIDAVRGHASPGSIYRFDIDEVRNVPSGFKTSVHQIGILEVIDLSVLIGKRPSTTVIGIEPKSLEMSMELSPEIRDKVPKIIELVIEEIHRPV, encoded by the coding sequence ATGAAAAAAACTGAAAAGGTTTACACAACAACAGAGGGGGGAGACAATGTCTCCCCCAAGAAAATCGTTGTACTTGGTGTAGGAAATATCCTTCTGTCCGATGAAGGCATCGGTGTTCACGTCGCAAACGAGCTCATACAAATGAAATTTCCCCCCGAAGTGACTGTTGTAGAGGGTGGTACGGACGGTTTCAGGCTTTTGAACATAATTACAGAGGCAGACCGTCTGATTGTCATTGACGCAGTCAGGGGACATGCCTCACCGGGGTCAATCTACCGTTTTGACATAGATGAAGTGAGAAATGTTCCGTCAGGGTTCAAGACATCTGTCCACCAGATCGGTATTCTGGAAGTTATCGATTTATCCGTATTGATCGGGAAAAGACCCAGTACGACGGTAATTGGAATTGAACCCAAATCTCTTGAGATGAGCATGGAATTGTCTCCGGAGATCAGAGATAAAGTTCCCAAAATTATCGAACTGGTTATTGAAGAAATACACCGTCCTGTCTGA
- a CDS encoding nickel-dependent hydrogenase large subunit — protein MAKKITIDPVTRIEGHLKIEVEIENGKVKNAWSSGTMARGFEALLTGKDPRDASYVTSRFCGVCYSVHQLASSRALDAAFGAKVPWGGNLIRNLVMGAEYIYDHPLHFYQLSALDYIDIMAIADYKGNDKDLLAVKDKIVSLVKAKDTYPLTPRYEPDEFTVKDPDIVISAVSHYLKALKMHAKARNMGAIWGGRTPHYQNIVVGGVTSFPDINQVARFRSMLDEQAKFISEIYIPDVLAFGTGPLWPLAQMGIGGGHHNYMSYGDFQLDKDGKKLLFPAGVMKGLNPADIKIDTVIPERITESVKYAWYKENKPVHPYNGEQIFNLDKKNAYSFVKAPRYEGTAMEVGPLARMIIAKNSDILALVEKGAKPGAVARHAARAIETKMVVDACYHWLDQLQTEMTKPGFKIHDTEHWDPPSSGMGAGFSEPPRGALGHWIRIRDKKIENYQAVVPSTWNASPRCDNGVRGQYEESLIGAPVPDPKNPVNVVRIIRSFDPCLACAIHVIDPQDNQIRKFIIE, from the coding sequence ATGGCTAAGAAAATTACGATTGATCCGGTAACCAGGATCGAAGGACATCTGAAGATTGAAGTCGAGATCGAGAATGGCAAGGTCAAGAATGCATGGAGCAGCGGCACGATGGCAAGGGGATTTGAGGCTCTTCTCACGGGGAAGGATCCCAGGGATGCATCGTATGTTACCAGCCGCTTCTGCGGGGTATGCTACAGTGTGCACCAGCTCGCCTCTTCACGCGCCCTTGATGCTGCATTCGGGGCCAAGGTTCCCTGGGGAGGAAATCTCATAAGAAATCTTGTGATGGGCGCAGAATACATATATGATCATCCTCTCCATTTTTACCAGTTAAGTGCCCTTGATTACATTGATATCATGGCGATCGCCGACTACAAGGGAAATGACAAGGATCTTCTTGCGGTTAAGGACAAAATAGTATCCCTGGTGAAGGCAAAGGATACCTATCCCCTCACCCCGAGATATGAACCTGATGAGTTTACCGTGAAAGATCCTGATATCGTGATATCTGCAGTGAGCCATTACCTGAAGGCCCTGAAGATGCACGCTAAAGCGCGGAATATGGGAGCCATATGGGGTGGAAGAACCCCGCACTATCAGAACATCGTTGTCGGCGGAGTGACGTCTTTTCCGGACATCAACCAGGTTGCACGGTTCCGTTCGATGCTGGATGAGCAGGCGAAATTCATCAGTGAAATCTATATACCGGATGTGCTTGCATTCGGCACAGGACCACTCTGGCCGCTTGCCCAAATGGGTATCGGGGGGGGACACCATAATTATATGTCGTATGGTGACTTCCAGCTTGACAAGGATGGCAAGAAGCTCCTCTTCCCTGCTGGTGTCATGAAAGGACTGAATCCGGCAGACATAAAGATTGACACGGTCATTCCGGAAAGGATCACCGAATCCGTGAAATATGCGTGGTACAAGGAGAACAAACCCGTTCATCCATATAACGGTGAACAGATATTCAACCTTGATAAAAAGAATGCATACTCTTTTGTGAAGGCACCGCGTTATGAAGGCACCGCGATGGAAGTCGGTCCGCTTGCAAGAATGATCATAGCAAAAAACAGCGACATACTTGCACTGGTAGAAAAAGGCGCAAAACCCGGCGCTGTAGCACGACATGCAGCACGGGCCATAGAAACCAAAATGGTTGTCGACGCCTGCTATCATTGGCTGGACCAGCTTCAGACGGAGATGACAAAACCCGGATTCAAAATTCATGACACTGAACACTGGGATCCTCCGTCAAGCGGCATGGGAGCCGGTTTTTCCGAGCCGCCGAGGGGAGCCCTTGGTCACTGGATCAGAATCAGGGACAAAAAGATCGAGAATTATCAGGCTGTTGTCCCTTCAACCTGGAACGCATCACCACGATGTGACAACGGAGTTCGCGGACAGTATGAGGAATCATTGATAGGAGCTCCTGTTCCGGATCCCAAAAATCCTGTCAATGTCGTCCGAATCATACGGTCATTTGATCCATGTCTGGCGTGCGCAATACACGTCATTGACCCGCAAGACAATCAGATACGGAAGTTCATTATCGAATGA
- a CDS encoding hydrogenase small subunit — MKGEKILNDGLMNIFEAHGINRRDFLKYCAATAALFGLSEFEFSSKLAYALESGSKKPSVMWLEGLACAGCTISLTQSLHPPVSSIILDKISLRQHDTIMAAAGHMVEEIHDQTVKEGGYILIVEGAIPSADDRFCEIGGRPFRKIVEEAARKSKAVLAVGACGAFGGIPRATPSKGISVTESLKKAKIDKPVINISTCPVHTDHLVGTILYVLVTGNIPELDSNGRPAMYFGDSRLIHDNCRRRAHFDAGEFLNDWNDPRQKDWCLLQKGCKGPMSHSDCSIRRWNDGINFCIDCGGVCQACGEPSFYEHVTPLYTVESESSKKIMAMKKAGMFTKEES, encoded by the coding sequence ATGAAAGGAGAAAAAATTCTCAACGATGGGCTTATGAACATTTTTGAAGCTCACGGTATAAACAGAAGAGACTTCCTGAAGTATTGTGCTGCAACAGCAGCCCTTTTTGGTCTTTCAGAGTTCGAATTTTCCTCGAAACTCGCATATGCGCTGGAATCGGGTTCAAAAAAACCTTCTGTGATGTGGCTGGAAGGGCTTGCATGCGCCGGATGTACCATATCGCTGACACAAAGCCTGCATCCTCCGGTTTCTTCGATAATTCTTGACAAGATATCCCTGAGACAGCACGACACGATTATGGCCGCTGCCGGACATATGGTGGAGGAGATCCATGATCAGACAGTCAAAGAAGGAGGATATATCCTGATTGTGGAGGGTGCAATACCATCAGCGGATGACAGATTCTGCGAAATAGGCGGCCGTCCTTTCAGAAAAATTGTTGAAGAAGCTGCAAGGAAATCAAAGGCAGTGCTTGCGGTAGGTGCATGCGGTGCTTTCGGGGGTATCCCGAGGGCAACTCCAAGTAAGGGAATATCTGTAACTGAATCCCTAAAAAAGGCCAAGATTGACAAGCCGGTCATAAATATTTCTACATGTCCTGTCCATACGGATCATCTTGTGGGGACCATCCTGTATGTACTTGTTACGGGAAACATACCAGAGCTGGACTCGAATGGACGTCCCGCGATGTATTTCGGAGACAGCAGGCTTATCCATGACAATTGCAGGCGCAGGGCGCATTTTGATGCAGGAGAATTTCTGAATGACTGGAATGACCCGAGACAGAAAGACTGGTGCCTGCTGCAGAAGGGATGTAAGGGCCCTATGTCGCACAGTGATTGTTCGATAAGACGATGGAATGACGGAATCAACTTCTGCATCGATTGCGGAGGCGTATGTCAGGCATGTGGCGAACCGAGTTTTTATGAACATGTCACACCTCTCTATACTGTGGAAAGCGAATCTTCCAAAAAGATCATGGCCATGAAAAAGGCCGGAATGTTTACAAAAGAAGAAAGTTAA
- a CDS encoding shikimate dehydrogenase, with protein sequence MKISGKTGITGIIGYPVEHTLSPAMHNAAFESLSLDYCYIPFLVHPDNLREAVAAIRALNIQGINITVPHKEKVIKYLDNVAEEAAFIGAVNTIVNKKGRLTGHNTDGAGFMKAMSEAGITVKGKDILIVGAGGAARAVSFSLSQKAKTVSIYGRTREKLDSLMSDLKKIRNNVSPCYELSSLKRYDMVINATPLGLKKDDPLPFALENLKKSVVVCDLIYKKTRLVNEASRYGYDTLDGLGMLLWQGYFAFKLWTGRTPDISVMRDALLNAKG encoded by the coding sequence GTGAAAATTAGCGGAAAAACTGGTATTACCGGAATTATCGGCTATCCTGTTGAGCATACTCTGTCACCTGCAATGCACAATGCAGCGTTTGAATCGCTCAGTCTTGACTACTGCTATATTCCTTTTCTGGTGCACCCTGATAATCTTCGTGAAGCGGTTGCTGCGATCAGGGCGCTGAATATCCAGGGGATTAATATTACGGTACCGCATAAGGAAAAAGTCATCAAATATCTCGACAATGTTGCCGAAGAAGCGGCGTTCATCGGCGCGGTCAATACCATAGTGAACAAAAAGGGAAGATTGACCGGGCATAACACTGATGGTGCGGGTTTCATGAAGGCAATGTCAGAGGCCGGAATCACAGTAAAGGGAAAGGATATTCTGATAGTCGGAGCCGGCGGGGCAGCAAGGGCAGTAAGCTTCTCTCTCAGCCAGAAGGCAAAAACGGTAAGCATATACGGACGAACAAGAGAAAAGCTTGACAGTCTGATGAGTGATCTGAAAAAAATACGGAATAATGTATCACCATGTTATGAACTTTCGTCACTCAAACGTTATGACATGGTCATAAATGCAACACCTCTCGGTTTAAAAAAAGACGACCCGTTACCGTTTGCTCTGGAGAACCTCAAGAAAAGTGTTGTAGTCTGCGATCTGATCTACAAGAAAACACGCCTTGTCAATGAGGCATCCCGATACGGCTATGATACGCTTGATGGTCTCGGAATGCTTTTATGGCAGGGATACTTTGCGTTCAAACTCTGGACAGGGAGAACCCCCGATATATCTGTCATGCGCGATGCGCTTCTGAACGCAAAGGGATAA
- a CDS encoding HAD family hydrolase — protein MKKAVFFDLYGTLINIRTDENDPWVYETLSRYLAYHSVNISPEELKKTYQESIQQCLSHSKEEYPEVDVYDIFFGIINKYGKRKYSKGTVIDTIMLFRSLTIRTFCVFDCVYDVLVSLGRRYKLAIISDAQWIFAEPEMAMLGLDQFIKHRILSSRTGYKKPDIRLFQQAMNDSGVHAADSVYVGDNPHKDLVGAKKAGMKCILYRSPCSDYNGVHPDGCFYEYPELENIIREIL, from the coding sequence GTGAAAAAGGCAGTTTTTTTTGATCTCTATGGAACATTGATCAATATAAGGACAGATGAAAATGATCCATGGGTATATGAAACACTCTCTCGGTACCTTGCATACCACTCAGTGAACATATCTCCGGAAGAATTGAAAAAGACATACCAGGAGAGCATACAACAGTGTCTGAGCCACAGCAAAGAAGAGTATCCCGAGGTTGATGTGTATGATATCTTTTTCGGCATTATCAATAAATACGGAAAAAGAAAGTATTCAAAGGGAACAGTGATTGACACCATTATGCTTTTCCGGTCTCTCACCATAAGGACATTCTGCGTCTTTGATTGTGTGTATGACGTTCTCGTTTCCCTCGGCAGGAGATACAAACTCGCAATCATCTCTGATGCACAGTGGATTTTCGCTGAACCTGAAATGGCAATGCTCGGCCTCGACCAGTTCATAAAACACAGGATTCTGTCCTCAAGAACAGGATACAAAAAACCGGATATACGTCTATTCCAGCAGGCAATGAATGATTCCGGTGTTCATGCCGCTGATTCCGTATATGTCGGAGACAATCCCCACAAGGATCTTGTGGGGGCAAAGAAAGCGGGAATGAAATGCATACTTTACAGGTCCCCATGCAGCGATTACAATGGGGTACATCCGGACGGATGTTTCTATGAGTATCCGGAACTGGAGAATATCATCCGAGAGATACTCTGA
- a CDS encoding phosphotransferase, translating into MGETYLGKLDYADPLYEILTSQVIADTKYPQFHVNRMSSGMVYKYTEENTRVAIIGKFYRLHDTKQERLLRKKGEFDNLARLRNYGFDTYPNYVVRPISREERIGLALTEEFIQGKDLDYYLKQAMFRFRVVPLIDNLSRLSSFLFALHSRTEDGNDVNLNALGSYFRKILQRLLSQRVLSDDQGKSFLKMMDKWLKRITYYGARNVIVHGDATPTNFIFTEKGDVVAIDLERMKNCDLVYDIGMICGELKHAFMWRTGNAFAAEPYIRHFLKSYTGHDAASKRAFKEITLRMPFYMALTELRIARNNYLSWDYRKRLAHEALECMKWGFKLA; encoded by the coding sequence ATGGGCGAAACATATCTTGGAAAGCTTGATTATGCAGATCCGCTGTACGAAATACTCACGTCTCAGGTAATTGCTGATACAAAATATCCCCAGTTTCACGTCAACAGAATGTCTTCAGGGATGGTATATAAATACACGGAAGAAAATACCAGAGTTGCCATTATAGGGAAATTTTACCGGCTGCATGACACGAAACAGGAAAGACTTCTGAGAAAAAAGGGTGAGTTTGACAATCTTGCAAGGTTGAGAAATTATGGGTTTGATACATATCCGAATTATGTGGTCCGTCCTATCAGCAGGGAAGAAAGAATCGGACTTGCCCTCACAGAGGAGTTTATTCAGGGAAAAGACCTCGATTATTACCTGAAGCAGGCAATGTTCAGGTTCAGGGTAGTCCCCCTGATCGACAATCTTTCCAGGTTATCGTCTTTTCTTTTTGCACTGCACTCAAGGACAGAAGACGGAAATGATGTGAACCTCAATGCATTGGGTTCCTATTTCAGGAAGATTCTGCAGAGACTCCTCAGTCAGAGAGTTCTGTCAGATGATCAGGGCAAATCCTTTCTGAAGATGATGGACAAATGGCTGAAAAGGATTACATATTACGGGGCCAGAAATGTCATAGTACACGGAGATGCAACCCCGACAAATTTTATCTTCACAGAGAAAGGAGATGTTGTTGCGATAGACCTCGAGAGGATGAAAAACTGTGATCTTGTCTATGATATCGGCATGATATGCGGCGAACTGAAACATGCATTCATGTGGCGGACCGGTAATGCTTTTGCCGCTGAACCGTACATAAGGCATTTTCTCAAGTCCTATACAGGCCATGATGCAGCCAGCAAAAGGGCATTCAAAGAGATTACCTTGAGAATGCCATTCTATATGGCGCTGACTGAGCTGAGGATCGCGCGGAACAATTACCTTTCATGGGATTACAGGAAACGCCTCGCCCATGAAGCGCTGGAGTGTATGAAATGGGGGTTTAAGCTCGCGTGA
- a CDS encoding septal ring lytic transglycosylase RlpA family protein — MNKACLLLFITVLISSSCASSRYATYPGMDYAVASWYGTEFHGRPTSSGEIFNMYAFTCAHKEYPFGTRLKITSVSSRKSVDCMVNDRGPFVEGRDIDLSYAAAKEIDLIREGVGMVRIRPLGRDSSYVRQVRYASSAGPFTIQVGSFSEPSNAYRLRKALEIKYRNVYTTEAEMRGNVYYRVRVGKFASEDAVRKTARDLADEGYEVLITGYDERIYLW; from the coding sequence TTGAATAAAGCTTGCCTGTTGCTGTTCATAACAGTATTAATATCTTCATCCTGTGCCTCTTCACGATATGCGACATACCCGGGCATGGACTATGCAGTAGCATCCTGGTACGGTACTGAATTTCACGGGAGGCCAACCTCATCCGGTGAAATCTTCAATATGTACGCATTTACCTGCGCACATAAGGAGTATCCTTTTGGTACAAGGCTGAAGATTACCAGCGTATCCAGCAGAAAGTCTGTAGATTGCATGGTAAACGACAGGGGTCCTTTTGTTGAGGGAAGAGACATCGACCTTTCATATGCCGCAGCAAAGGAGATTGATCTTATACGCGAAGGAGTAGGAATGGTCAGGATTCGGCCTTTGGGAAGGGATAGTTCGTATGTGAGACAGGTAAGATATGCATCAAGTGCAGGGCCGTTCACTATTCAAGTAGGGTCTTTCAGCGAACCAAGCAATGCGTATCGTCTCAGAAAAGCACTCGAGATAAAATACCGTAATGTATATACCACGGAGGCAGAGATGAGGGGCAATGTTTACTACAGGGTGAGAGTGGGCAAATTTGCGTCAGAGGATGCAGTCAGAAAAACCGCGCGGGATCTTGCGGATGAAGGGTATGAAGTCCTGATAACAGGATATGATGAAAGAATCTATCTGTGGTAG
- the hslU gene encoding ATP-dependent protease ATPase subunit HslU, which produces MDNLTPRKIVEELDKYIIGQNKAKKAVAIAMRNRWRRQKLSPELRDEVLPKNIIMIGPTGVGKTEIARRLSRLANAPFVKIEASKFTEVGYVGRDVESMIRDLTEISIGMVKSEHIEKVQEKAKQLSEERVLDLLLPQPRISRTTGPEDEDKEQHKETRERLRLQLREGKLDNRYVDIEVKEKVIPFGVVSNVGLEDLEINLKEMLGSFLPEKSKRRKVKIPEALSIIQQEEANKLIDIEKVTREAIDRVEQSGIIFIDEIDKIASRGHAHGPDVSREGVQRDLLPIVEGTTVTTKHGIVKTEHILFIAAGAFHMSKPSDLIPELQGRFPIRVELNALGKEDFVRILTEPYNALIKQYTALLFTEEVILKFDDESINEIADIAAHVNERTENIGARRLHTVLEKLLEDISFEAPERKNGQLMIDKAYVREKLSEIVKDEDLSRYIL; this is translated from the coding sequence ATGGATAATCTCACACCAAGGAAGATTGTAGAAGAACTCGATAAATATATAATCGGACAGAACAAGGCAAAAAAGGCGGTTGCAATTGCCATGCGAAACCGTTGGAGAAGACAGAAACTCTCGCCTGAACTGCGGGATGAGGTGCTGCCGAAAAACATCATCATGATAGGCCCAACCGGTGTCGGAAAGACTGAAATCGCAAGAAGACTGTCAAGGCTCGCGAATGCCCCTTTTGTGAAAATTGAGGCATCAAAGTTTACAGAGGTCGGGTACGTGGGACGTGACGTTGAATCGATGATCCGTGACCTTACCGAAATATCAATAGGAATGGTTAAGTCAGAGCACATTGAAAAGGTTCAGGAAAAGGCAAAGCAGCTCTCTGAAGAACGCGTGCTTGATCTGCTACTCCCGCAGCCGAGAATATCAAGGACAACAGGACCGGAAGACGAAGATAAGGAACAACACAAGGAAACACGTGAGCGCCTGAGATTACAGCTGAGGGAGGGGAAGCTTGACAACAGGTATGTGGATATCGAGGTTAAGGAAAAGGTTATTCCCTTCGGAGTTGTTTCCAATGTCGGGTTGGAGGATCTCGAGATAAACCTTAAGGAAATGCTGGGCAGTTTTCTTCCCGAGAAATCAAAAAGAAGAAAAGTCAAGATTCCCGAAGCACTGAGCATCATTCAGCAGGAAGAGGCGAACAAGCTTATTGATATTGAAAAAGTCACCAGGGAAGCGATAGATAGGGTCGAGCAATCTGGAATCATTTTTATTGATGAAATCGACAAGATTGCCAGCAGGGGACACGCGCATGGTCCTGATGTATCACGGGAGGGCGTTCAGCGGGACCTCCTTCCTATCGTTGAAGGAACTACCGTAACGACCAAGCATGGCATTGTCAAGACGGAACATATTCTTTTCATTGCAGCCGGGGCTTTTCATATGTCAAAACCCTCTGACCTGATCCCTGAACTTCAGGGGAGGTTTCCGATAAGGGTTGAACTCAATGCCCTCGGCAAGGAAGATTTCGTGAGGATACTGACAGAGCCATACAATGCCCTTATCAAACAGTATACCGCGCTTCTTTTTACGGAAGAGGTGATACTAAAATTTGATGATGAATCAATCAATGAGATTGCAGACATTGCTGCACATGTGAACGAGAGAACAGAAAATATCGGTGCGCGGAGGCTTCATACTGTTCTTGAAAAACTTCTTGAGGATATCTCCTTTGAGGCTCCGGAAAGAAAAAACGGCCAACTCATGATCGATAAAGCGTATGTCCGGGAAAAACTGAGTGAAATAGTGAAGGATGAAGACCTCAGCAGATATATATTATGA
- the hslV gene encoding ATP-dependent protease subunit HslV, giving the protein MFRGTTILCVRRNGHVAIAGDGQVTMGNTVLKHNAKKIRKMSNENILTGFSGATADALTLFEKFEAKLESYRGNITRAAVELAKDWRTDKILRRLEALLIVADKEHTFIISGTGDVIEPEDGIAAIGSGGTYAQAAARALTENTDLSARDTVAKAMKIASDICIYTNENITIEEIHG; this is encoded by the coding sequence ATGTTCAGGGGCACAACAATTCTCTGTGTAAGACGTAACGGGCACGTGGCAATCGCAGGAGACGGGCAGGTAACCATGGGCAATACGGTATTGAAGCACAACGCGAAAAAGATAAGAAAGATGTCCAATGAGAATATTCTGACCGGATTTTCCGGGGCAACAGCAGACGCACTGACCCTGTTCGAAAAGTTCGAGGCGAAACTTGAATCTTACCGGGGGAATATCACGAGGGCTGCTGTTGAACTTGCGAAGGACTGGAGGACAGATAAGATACTGAGAAGGCTTGAAGCCCTTCTGATCGTTGCGGATAAGGAACATACGTTCATCATATCGGGCACTGGGGATGTCATTGAGCCTGAAGACGGAATCGCAGCCATTGGATCAGGAGGCACATATGCACAGGCAGCAGCAAGGGCATTGACGGAAAACACTGACCTGTCAGCAAGGGACACTGTAGCCAAAGCCATGAAGATCGCTTCAGATATCTGCATATATACGAATGAAAATATCACTATAGAGGAAATACATGGATAA